In one Capricornis sumatraensis isolate serow.1 chromosome 1, serow.2, whole genome shotgun sequence genomic region, the following are encoded:
- the SPR gene encoding sepiapterin reductase, whose product MEGSVGKVGGLGRTLCVLTGASRGFGRTLAQLLAPLLSPGSVLVLSARNDEALRQLEAELGAERPGLRIVRVPADLGAETGLQQLLGAVCDLPRPEGLQRVLLINNAGTLGDVSKRWLDLADPTEVNNYWTLNLTSTLCLTSSILKAFPDSPGLSRTVVNISSICALQPFKGWALYCAGKAARNMMFQVLAAEEPSVRVLSYAPGPLDTDMQQLARETSVDPDLRKSLQELKRKGELVDCKISAQKLLSLLQNDKFKSGAHIDFYDE is encoded by the exons ATGGAGGGCAGCGTCGGCAAGGTGGGCGGCCTGGGGCGCACCTTATGCGTGCTGACTGGGGCTTCCCGGGGCTTCGGACGGAcgctggcccagctcctggccccgCTGCTGTCGCCCGGCTCCGTGCTGGTCCTAAGCGCCCGCAATGACGAGGCCCTGCGGCAGCTGGAGGCCGAGCTGGGCGCCGAGCGGCCAGGTCTGCGCATCGTGCGGGTGCCCGCCGACCTGGGCGCCGAGACCGGCTTGCAGCAACTGCTCGGTGCTGTGTGCGACCTCCCCAGGCCCGAAGGCCTGCAGCGAGTGCTGCTCATCAACAATGCAG GCACTCTTGGAGATGTATCCAAACGTTGGTTGGACCTGGCTGACCCAACTGAAGTGAACAACTACTGGACTCTGAACTTGACTTCCACACTCTGCCTGACTTCCAGTATCCTGAAGGCCTTCCCGGACAGTCCTGGCCTCAGCAGGACTGTGGTTAACATCTCGTCCATCTGTGCCCTGCAGCCCTTCAAGGGCTGGGCACTGTACTGCGCTGGCAAGGCTGCGCGTAACATGATGTTCCAGGTCCTGGCGGCAGAAGAGCCTAGTGTGAGGGTGCTGAGCTATGCCCCAG GTCCCCTGGACACTGACATGCAGCAGTTAGCCCGGGAGACCTCTGTGGACCCAGACTTGCGAAAAAGCCTGCAGGAGCTGAAGAGAAAGGGGGAGCTTGTGGATTGCAAGATATCAGCCCAGAAACTTCTGAGCTTGCTGCAGAATGACAAGTTCAAGTCTGGAGCCCATATTGACTTCTACGATGAATAA